The region TCAGACAATAAATGATCAATGAGAGGTTTAAGTGGGCCATGCAACCAACTTCTTAATGGTGCTCCAAAACCAGTTTTACTTCGATAAATGACAGATTTGGGTAACCATTTTTCTGCTACTTTTTTCAAAATCCATTTTCCTTCTTTTCCTTTGAGCTTTTGATTGGTTGGTATCTGTGAAGCTACTTTTGCTAACTCCAGTGAAACTAATGGAACTCTAACTTCCACACCGTTTGCCATACTCATTTTATCGGTGTAATTAAAGTTATGATCAACTAAGAAAAACTCTCTTTCAAGGTCAAGTACTTTCTCAACGTTATTAGAGCTTGCAGAATTAGCCAGCTTAGAATTTAACGTGTCGTATCCAGAAAATGCTATCTTGCCTCTCAATTCCTCTTTGAACAATTTCAGTGAGTCCTCTTTAGACATCCAAGAAAATAACGAAATGAGGGCATCATCACCTTTTTGATTCAAAGCATTTGACAGTTTATGAAATCGTCTTCCAAGGGTAGAGTTTGTTTTAAATAGTCTCGAACTATAGCCGATTAAGCTTTTTAAGAACTGCGGCACCTTTTCTGCCTTATCTATCAGCTGAGCGGCAAGGTGCCTTCTATAACCTGTGAAAAAATCATCTCCACCGGCTCCTGAAAGCAGCACCTTAATACCTTTACTGTTAGCTAACTGGCATATTTTGAACGCGTTAATGATAGCAGGATCTGCTTGTGGTTCATCAAGGTAATAAATACAGGACGGTAGATCAGAAACATCAGTTGAAGACGCTGAAACCAAGTTTAAATCTAAACCCAGCTCCTCAGCTACTCTCTTTGCATAGGGCAAGTCGTCTGTAAAACCATCTTTATCATCTGACGTAATATCGATTGAAAAAACTTCTTTAAAGTCTTTATTCTCAGATTTAGCAATCGCACAAACTAAAGAAGAATCTAAGCCACCAGATAAGAAAGCACCTACTTCAACATCAGAAACCAATTGACTTTTGATTGTATTTACAAGAGCGGTATCAAGAGCTTTTTCCGCTCCGGCCTCATCCAAAGAAGCAGAATAAGATGGAATTGAATAGTATTTTTCAACATTAACTATGCTCCCACCGTTAAATACGATATAGCTTCCAATAGGTACTTTCTTTATAGCACTAAGAATCGTTGCTTCACCAGGTGACCACAGGAATTGAAGGTGTGAAGCTGCAGAATCAAGATCTATTTCCCTTGATACGCTTTGGTCTTGCAAGATAGCTTTGATCTCGCTAGAAAAAATTACGCCGCTATCACTTAAGGAGTAGTAAAGTGGTTTTATTCCAAAATGGTCTCTAGCAACAACAAGGTCACCTGTAATTTGGTTATATATCGCTAAAGAAAATATTCCATCAAGCAATGAAAAGGTATCGAAACCATGATGGGTCCACAACGCCAAAATAACTTCACCATCGCCCTCAGACTTGAAGTTATACCCCTTTGCTAGCATTGATTTACGAAGTTCTTTGTAGTTGTATATTTCCCCATTGAAAACGAGAATAAGATTACCACAATCAGAGTATATAGGCTGAGAGCTAGCTTCTGACAAATCAATGATCGACAGGCGTACATGCCCTAAAGCTGTATTTTTGTTTTGAAAAACACCATTTCCATCTGGACCCCTATGAGAAATCGCATCATTCATTTTGGTGATAAGGGAAAGGTCATTACTACCTTGAATTCCATTAATTCCACACAACTTAAACCACCTTTTTTCAATTCAGTTTTTTGATAATTCGTTCGACTTTGACGTCCCAATAATCGACATTCAAAGCCTCAAAATATGGACGGCATTTAGAATCTGTTCTGCTTGAACAAAGCTCATTTAATAAATTAAAGAGTTCACTTGAGATGCCATATTCGATAGCATAAACAGGGCCTTTTCCTTTGAAAGCATCAAACGTCGAGATACCCTTGTTCGTTATAAATGGCGTACCAGTAAAAGCACAATCAAACCATTTATTCGGTTCAGCTTTTCTGTTAACCTCAATAGAAGGGTCGTAAAAACACAAAACGACATCACTAATAAAGTAATAAGATAAGGCCTGAACATTTGATAGCTGTCCTAGATATTCAACAATTTCAAGAGAGATCAACTCAGATATCGCCTCACACTCACTTGGACCGGCTACTATAACCTTGAACTTGGCTGGGTCAAGTAACTTAACTGTCTCTAAAATCGTATCCGCACCGCGAGTATTTACAAGCCAGCCATTAACGTAGATCACAAACTTATCATTACGGTGATGGGTAACACTTAAAGACTTCGCTTCATCAAAAAATGCTTTAGTTGGAGTGTTCTCAATCACACAAACATTGTCTAGCTTGGTGAAATCTCGACTTTGTCCAGGAACGAAATGCTTAACAGACTTCTTTGCAACTGCCATTTCAATCTTTTTTACTAACATAGTTAGCAATCCAAAATTATAGGTCAGATGATAAGCGTCCCTATCTAGGTAAACATACCTGACTTTTTTGCCAATTAAATTAGCAAAGAATGCTGGTAAGGCACAATCTAACCTTGAGCAAAAATAAACCTTATCAAAGTCTTTATTATTACAGAATAGGAAAGTTAACTTAATTATCCAAAGCATGTAGCCAAATATCAAACCTATCTTAGACTCTGGTTTATAAGTAAAAAAACTATTTTTTTCTTTTCCTACTTCACCACGATTCCATGTTATTTCACTTACATCCCCAAGCGAGTCAAGAATACTGTTTAACTTCGCTAAATATGGATAAACATTTAAGTCGCCACCTATGGCAACAATACAATATTTATTGTTTTGCTTCATAAGCACCTCGTACATTTGATTGCAGAACCTTATAAAATGTGAAAAGACTAGCTAAAGATCCACAAGCGAAGCTTAAAAAACTTGCAAAAGCAGCTCCACTTAAACCGTACAGAGGAATAAATAACCAGTTACATACAAAGTTTATGACTAATACTAAAATTGAAATTTTGACATTTATGCCGGCTTTCCCCATTGCATTAAAAAAATTTCCCAGAGGAGTACGTACTAGGAATGTGAATAAGATTGCCAGTGAGAACCAAATAGAAGCCCAAAAGTATTCAAAGATACTCACATCGAAGCTAAATAAAAACAAATATTTAATCACAAAGGGGAGTAGCAATGCAATTATTAAAGCAATAGGGATAAAGATAAGCAGGTAATTTTTGTAATACTTTTTAATTTCATTAGATTTTTGTGATATACCGACTAAAAATTTAAAATCCGAGCCAAGATAAGTACTTGGTACGAATAGTAAAACCGTTGGTACCAAGCTAATGAAACGATAATAGCCAGCACTTTCACTTCCCATAAAATAATCCACAGCGATAGTGTCAATATGGAATATGGCTAAAGAAGCAAAAACGCCTACCGTGATTGATACAGAATACTTCAGGTTTTCTTTACTAGGTAATGTAAAGCCCCTTAAGCTTTTTTTTAAGTAGATATCCTTGTATCTAGAAATCAAAAATATAGAAAATAGAAAAGCAGAAGCCAAATAACCTTCAAAAGCTTCAAACCCCAGAAGAACTAGTACGATTGTAATGACTATCAAAAAAGTAGCTTGAATAGACATTAGCCTGCCATACATCTTGTTTAAATTGCAGACTCTGAAAAATGATATTAATAAAGAATTTGCTACACTGAAGAAGCAAAAAGCGTATACTTGAAAAAATTCAATCTCTCCAATCCAATCAGAAGCAAGTTCCTTAACAATATTTGTAATAATGAACGCTAGAAAAATAACAAAGAGAGTTAGTAAAATATATCCGTTAAGCAACACGACCTTTTTGCTATTTGAAAAACACTTTCTACTACCAAAGTAACAAAAGGTTTCTACTGCAGAAATAGACAACAAGGGTATAAATACCGCTGTCAATGCTAACTGGACACTTAACACGCCAAATTCAGAGCCTGTTAATAATTTAGCTAGGGTGATAGTCAAAAGTAAAGTGGCTATCTTGTGGTATATTGAGCCAGCAAAAAAACTAGCCCCACCTCTTTTTAAGAATCCAGAAATTTGTAACTTAACGTCCATTTTTATAGTGCTCTTCCGCTATAAATTGAAGTTCCTGCCTATCTTGTTCAGTTATTTGTTTATTAGAAAAGATGCCACTAAAACCTTTTGGTGCAGGCACCAGAACGCCTTTTTCTTCGCATTTATCTATATACTCAGCCACGGTACACATAAACCGCGCGGGATTGCCACATACGACAGCGTTCGCAGCAACGTCTTTGGTTACAACGCTGCCAGCACCAACAATTACATTGTCACCAATAGTCACTCCTGGCATCACTGTCGCATTTGCGCCTAAGAATACGTTGTCACCTATCGTTGTTTTTCCAACTCTGTATTTTCCTGAGTGAAAGTAGGTACTAGCGTCATGAGACAAAATTATAGAACCTGGTGCAGATACAAAATTATCTCCTATTTCTACTAGGTTAGGAGTTAGAGTATCTACAAGAGTATTATGAAACTTGACATTACCTATTTTGTATAAAGGCGCTGGTCTTGGAAACAATCTTCGAAAAACCTTTCTCATAAAAGCAACCATATCACCCCCTAATTCGAACATTATTAAAGAAATATATAATGACAGCAACAAACATAAATGCTGAAAAGGCACCTAAAAACTCAGCGTTTACAATAGTCATAGACAAAAAGTTGGTAGTTAGTAGAAACAGAGCAATATCTGTAGTTTTAGTGAGCCTATGTCCAAAACAAGTAACTTTGTAAATCAAGAAGCCATGTATAATGGCGAAAACAAACACACCCACAAAGCCAAAATTAAGGTACGATTCTATCACAACCCCAGTCGTCAGTGAGGAATTCCCCTCTTTACTACCTAACTTATAAGACCCAGGAGCAACAATGTTTGCAAGCATAGGTCCACCACCTAAAGGTTTGCCAGGCCAAATTACTCGGGGAACAAAAGATACAAAACCTGCCACATATGTCCGCCCTAGGGCAAACTCATAACGATCACTATTATCCAACACAAACGCTAATAACTCTGCATGACCGAAACTTGCTTGCAATTCTTTTGTCACAACCTCCCCTAGTTCGATTTCTTCAGCAATTGCGCTTTTACTTAATACCGCATCATCTTGCTTAATTATATCGCGAACTTTAGCGAGCGAGGAAGCAAACCCGAATATTAAAATAAGGGCCAATAGACTTTTCCCTAAAGATCTATAGTTAATTTTAGTTTTAGAGATAAAATATATGTTATGAGCACATACGGCAACATAAATAAAGCTTGAGCTCTAGAGCCAAGCAACAAAGATATGATGAAGACAAGACTGAAGGTAATTATTAATAACAGCAGGCTGTTCTTTTTATTTTGCCTAACAAATTCACATACCAAAAGAACACTGAGAGGCAAAGAAAATACCAGCATCTTAATAAAGTAACCATAACCAGAAAGCAGGTTAATCCTGTTATACATAAAGTAAGCAAACTGATTGACGTATTGCGCCACTACACCGAACATCACAAAGGAGCCAACAGCTATGAAGACAATGCAAACCACTTTAACTAATTTGGTATTATCATTGCTAACAAGTGAAGCGGACGAAAGAACACTATAGTCCAATCCTGATTTACCCAAGATAAAAACGGTAATGGTACATATTATTAAATATAAGAATGCAGAACCAACAGAAAGAAACATCGAATAACTATCAGTATTTGAAACCAAATAAGATGGAAACCGGCTTATTCCATAGAGTTCCTGCAACATAGGCATTACAAAAAAGATAAAACTATGAAACAGTATAAAAAGACCAATCGGTGTTAATATTTTCTGTGCAAAGTTTTCACCTTTAATGAAAAAAATAAAAGCTAGTGCAATAATCAGACATAGCAAACAGAATAGAACTAACATTTATTTGCCTACATATAGATTTCGCCACTTAGAAGCTTGACTTTTCCAAGTGTACATTTTCGATATTACATTCCTATTTTGGTCTAAATCACACTCTTGTCGCCCCTCAAGAAAGAGAGTCAAGCTTTCTGATATGTGGGAAATGCTCTGAATTGAAGAGAATTGCAAACCAAAACTTTTTAAACACTCATATGGCAGCCAGCTTCCTGTTATAATGTAATTTTTAGCATAAAAGGACTCAAGCATAGCGGCAGACAGTTGGTCATGCTTCTGCAGTTGTATAAGAACATCTGTTTTAATTCTTAAAGCAGCAATTTCATCAATAGACATCCGTTCTGTGATAATATCAAAAGTAACACCAGCTTGCTGAAAAGCAGTATATACTTCGTCAATATAAGCTTGGCTTTGAACACCGTATGTCATAGGTATAATAAAATCAAAGCTAGCTTTTTCTTGTTCTGACAATTTAGAAAGCTGCTTAGCTATGCTCACATGCTGCTGGTTAGCTGAACCATTCGTACCAACAACACAAACAAACTTACCTTCCTTAGATACTTTAGTATTTAATCCATCATTTTCATCAATGGCGTCAAGAATCACTAAACCAAAACTAATAACTTCTATGTCAACCCCAAGGGCTTCAATTTCATTCTTAAGTTGAGGATTTGTCACGTTAGCTGCGGCTAACGAACCTAACCACTTGGCTCTTTCTACCTTCTGGTGCGGGCTTAACAAATTAAAATCCCCTCCCCAAACTGTAGCGACTCTTTTTAACCGCTTAAAAGACACTAGCTTATCGAGTAAAACCATATATTTTGAGACATAGTGGAAAGCTAAAACATCCCCTTCTTTTAAAGAAAAGATGATTCTAATTAACAACCTAAACCAAGAAAGTAAGTATCTAATCTTTGATGTATCACCAAGCTTTCTGATGCAATATAAATCACAATTTAGACCTTCTCTCTTTAAATTAAGGTGCAACTCTTTTACCAGGGTGTGTTCAAAATCACATATTAATAGAATATTTTTTTTGCGGTCCATTATAAATTCAAGCCCTGGAAATTATAATCACCCGATAAACTTTTAACTGTTTTTATATACTCTGGCCACTCCCCTATATCTTTCCATGAGCTTTCACTGATGGGGAAAACACCAACCTTCGCCCCCATATTGTTAACATCATTTATAACATCAGTAATATGGGTGAATTTATTTACCTCAATACTATCAATAAAACTTGGCTCTAAAACATATACACCAGTATTTATTTGAAAGTTTAGTTCAGGTTTTTCGTTCATTGATTGCAGCACACCACCAACACCAGTTGTAAGTGTCCCGTAAGAGATCTTATGACTTTTAATAGAGGAAACGATTGTTACGTTGTTATTATTGTTTTTGTGATAATCATATACTTCACTAAAATCTTGATCTATCAAAATATCACAGTTTGTAACTATAAATGTTTCTTTTATATGGCTTTGCAAAAAGGCAAGCGCTCCCCCCGTACCTAATGGCTTAGGCTCAGAAATGAAGGTTACACTTACATTCTCAAAAGTTTTAGATTTACTTAAAAAGTACTCAATTAACTCTTTTTTGTAGTTAACTGTGATGTAAAACTTAGTACATCCCTGAGCAATGAAACGCTCTGCAATTTCCTCAATAATAGTTTTTTCGCCAATTGGAGTTAAGGGCTTTGGGAAAACATTTGATATGGGTTTTAATCGAGTCCCTTTTCCTCCTGCCATAATTACTACTGGCAAATTTATTTTATTTTTATAGGTAACATTACTCTCAAAAAGTTCTTTCCACTCTAAGATATTGGTGATCGAGTTAAGCTCACTAATTACAGGCATGAACTCTAACCTAAACTTAAACATAGTCTGCTTGATTATATCCTGGCTATCACCTTCCTTTGATACAACCTTATCGCTTATCTCAACATTGTTAATAGCTTCACTTAGTGACACACCATTCAAGATTCCTCTTTGAATATCACCAATCGAAATTAAATTTACGTACTTGCCGTCAGAGTCAACAACTATTAGCAACTTACAATTAGAAGCGTCCATTTTTTTTAGCGCATCAAGCAAACTTTTGTCATTTTGAATGCTAAACCTGGTAATTTTATTTTCAAGCATAAGGCCAAGTTAATCCTGTATAGAAATAGCAAAGTTCAACACTTCTTCATCAATAGGTAATGAGAAAACTAAGTGTTCGTAAGAAAACTTCATAGGCCTATTATAGCTATCTTTGGATTCCAACGATTGCAAAACTGTTAAATTTAACACATCAGCCCCAACCTATAGGTTTTCAATATTTTTTCAAAATTTTCCATGCCAAAGTTTGGAAATGCAAACTGGGCTATTTGTTTACCTTCATCTACTTCTTTACTTACATAGTGAATTGTATGACCTAGTAGACTGATATCTTGTGAAACCAGAAACTCTTTGTTAAACAGCCCTTTGAACGCAGGTAAAAGTGAGTGATGCGTATTAATAAACCTTACACTTTGTGTTAGAAAACTTTCTGGCAATATAAATTTGAAACCAGCGAGAAAAACATAATCAGGCTTATCAACATCAATCTGCTTTTGTAATGCATCTAAAGCGGAAGCCTTACTTCCCGATTTGTAAGTTTTAATACTTTTTGGTGCATTGCTTGCTTTAAAATAGCTTAATAACTTGTTTTCGCTCTCAGCGAGCAAACAAGTTATTTCACAGTTTTTCAACACATTAGCATTGATAGCTTTTATTATAGCAATAGCGTCGCCTCCGCCATCCCCACAAAGCAGCATTAGCTTCAGTTTTTTTGTCATATTAAGCTCTATATTGCAGAAACATTTTCTTAGGAATACTTCCTTTGTTATTAGCTAAGAAACTATTAACTAAGGAGTTGTATCGTTCATTATTATAAACAGCCCCTGATATAAAAAATGGCTTTACATCCATACAGAACTTTTTCTTGAACCTTAATAATGAATCGTCACTTTGCCCTGTTGTCCCCCCGCCCAAATAGAGTTGTTTATATTTTTCATTAGAGTAATACTCTATTGCTTTATCAAAAAGAAGTGGATTACCATTAAGCGAATAATATTCTGTTTTGGTGGCCCCTAGGTGGTAATAAACATTCCCCTCTTCAGATCTCAACATAAGCAACATATTGACAATAACGTTTTCATTTTTAGCAATGAAAACATCGGCAGAATTACTATTGGCTAGAGCCTCGAAATAAGAAAATGGAAACATATAAAATTCATCTGCCATATTCTTATTCATAGTTTCTAAATAAAGTTTATAAAAGTCTTCAACACACTCTCGAAGGGGTAAAATAAACGTTTCTAAGTTATTCTTTTCTGCCTTTTTGATATTTCGCAGTAAGCTTTTGGCATATTGTGCTCTATGTCCTTCAGGGCAAATTAATGGAACACTTACCGTATCTCGGTCATGTATCCACATATCCATATGACTTTCAAACATCTGGTTTACTGTAAGGGGGTTATGCCTAAAAAATTCAGCAACGATGTTTTCTCTTTTACAGAAGTCTTTATAACGTATCCAAGCCTCACTAAGGAGGTTACTATCTGTTATATTAGTTTCTAACCCAGTATAGCCATACACTGACTCTAGATCATATATAGTCTCACCATCAAGAGTGCCTATTTTTCTTTTTAAAGACACATTCTTGAAATAATGACTTTTGTCGTTATATTCATATTCAAACAACTCAGCGTCCTTACAACGGGCTAACTCAGCTTGAAGGTATTCCTTAGTGCTATAGATCGTCATAAATACACCTGTCTAATCAGCTATATAAGAGCTAGGAAGGTTTATTAAGCGTGATGAAATGAATTCCGAATTGGACAAAGAACCTTTTAACGCTTTCTCGAACATAGGCAATCTATCCATTAGCTGCCAAACAGGCCTAGTCATTACTCCTAAAGAATTAGTTGTCTCTAGGAATTCATTTCGCTGCTGTTCATCTACACATATAATAGAATTAAGCCAGTAGTTTGAACGAGCATAATCTGGCTCTAATACGAATTTAACCTCACTATTATCAAAGAAAGAGGCATATTGCTCTGCCAAAGCTCGTTTAGATTTTAGATACTGCTCTAAAACCTCCATTTGAGCACACCCTAATGCGGCATTAATATTTGGCATTCGATAGTTAAAACCAGGCTCATCATGGAAAAACTCATATTTATGCGGAACTTTTGCGGTTGTTGTTACATGCTTGGTATGATTGCCAGATTCCTCGCTTCCACAAAGTACCATGCCACCACCACCTGTAGTGATGATTTTATTGCCATTAAAGCTAACGGCCCCATAGTCGCCCAAAGTACCTGTATGCCTACCCTTATAAAAAGAGCCTAAGCTTTCAGCCGCATCTTCTATGAGCGCTAGATTCCATTTAGAGCAAATTGAGACTAGTTCATCTAATTCAACTGGGTGACCAAAGGTGTGCATGGGAATAACAGCTTTAATACGCTGCCCTGTATGCTTATGATAACACTCGTTTTCTGTTAGCGTCGCATTTTCATCAAGATAAGACTCTAATGCTTTTGGGCATAAGCCTAAGCTTTTAAGAGAAACATCTACAAAAATCGGTTCAGCTCCCATATGATAAAGAGCATTGCATGTAGCAACAAACGTCAGCGCCTGCGTTATCACGAGGTCACCACGTTCAACGCCTGCCATGTAAAGTGCAGTGTGCAAGGCAGCAGTACCATTGACTGTTGCTACCGCCTTGGGTGTTCCAGTAAAAGCTTCCATTTTAAGCTCAAACTCATTAACAAACTTACCAACACTGGAGACAAACGTACTTTCGATCGTTTCTATTACATACGGTTTTTCATTGCCAGCAAAGGTTGGGGCATGTAATGGAATAAAATCTTGAGTTTTGTATTGATCACGAACAAACTCAACCAGTAACTGTGCATTCATTCTGATTTCCCACTACATTTTACTATCAAGGTACTTGCCTGTCTCTTTGTGGCCAAAGTCAGGGATCATGGCAAAGAACAGCTCTACAATTTGCTCTTTACTCCAAGCCTGATCAGCTTTCATTTTCGCAACTTGTGTTTCAAAAAGGCTTAATAGCTCTTGATCATAATCAGGCTCATTTTTAATGATGCCCAGACTATCAAAACGAGTCATATTTAGCTCTTCTTTATCAGTAAAAAACTCTTCAAAATCTTTTTCACCCGTCGTATCACTTTTAGTGAATAGACATGGCCACTTACCTTTTGCAGGTAGCGTTTTAGCAAGCTCTCTTGCTTCTTCCTCACTTTCGCACAAGTGTGCTTCATACCCTCTTTGCTCTAGGTACTTAACAGCAATATCTGCAAAAGTAATAAGGTGTAACGATTCACTTAATTT is a window of Pseudoalteromonas sp. R3 DNA encoding:
- the asnB gene encoding asparagine synthase (glutamine-hydrolyzing); translation: MCGINGIQGSNDLSLITKMNDAISHRGPDGNGVFQNKNTALGHVRLSIIDLSEASSQPIYSDCGNLILVFNGEIYNYKELRKSMLAKGYNFKSEGDGEVILALWTHHGFDTFSLLDGIFSLAIYNQITGDLVVARDHFGIKPLYYSLSDSGVIFSSEIKAILQDQSVSREIDLDSAASHLQFLWSPGEATILSAIKKVPIGSYIVFNGGSIVNVEKYYSIPSYSASLDEAGAEKALDTALVNTIKSQLVSDVEVGAFLSGGLDSSLVCAIAKSENKDFKEVFSIDITSDDKDGFTDDLPYAKRVAEELGLDLNLVSASSTDVSDLPSCIYYLDEPQADPAIINAFKICQLANSKGIKVLLSGAGGDDFFTGYRRHLAAQLIDKAEKVPQFLKSLIGYSSRLFKTNSTLGRRFHKLSNALNQKGDDALISLFSWMSKEDSLKLFKEELRGKIAFSGYDTLNSKLANSASSNNVEKVLDLEREFFLVDHNFNYTDKMSMANGVEVRVPLVSLELAKVASQIPTNQKLKGKEGKWILKKVAEKWLPKSVIYRSKTGFGAPLRSWLHGPLKPLIDHLLSEESVSKRGVFDYSEVQKIIKADAEGRGDYAYSIYALLTMEMWFRQFIDCPTPTKLDINEFYN
- a CDS encoding glycosyltransferase family 1 protein, giving the protein MKQNNKYCIVAIGGDLNVYPYLAKLNSILDSLGDVSEITWNRGEVGKEKNSFFTYKPESKIGLIFGYMLWIIKLTFLFCNNKDFDKVYFCSRLDCALPAFFANLIGKKVRYVYLDRDAYHLTYNFGLLTMLVKKIEMAVAKKSVKHFVPGQSRDFTKLDNVCVIENTPTKAFFDEAKSLSVTHHRNDKFVIYVNGWLVNTRGADTILETVKLLDPAKFKVIVAGPSECEAISELISLEIVEYLGQLSNVQALSYYFISDVVLCFYDPSIEVNRKAEPNKWFDCAFTGTPFITNKGISTFDAFKGKGPVYAIEYGISSELFNLLNELCSSRTDSKCRPYFEALNVDYWDVKVERIIKKLN
- a CDS encoding polysaccharide biosynthesis C-terminal domain-containing protein, translating into MDVKLQISGFLKRGGASFFAGSIYHKIATLLLTITLAKLLTGSEFGVLSVQLALTAVFIPLLSISAVETFCYFGSRKCFSNSKKVVLLNGYILLTLFVIFLAFIITNIVKELASDWIGEIEFFQVYAFCFFSVANSLLISFFRVCNLNKMYGRLMSIQATFLIVITIVLVLLGFEAFEGYLASAFLFSIFLISRYKDIYLKKSLRGFTLPSKENLKYSVSITVGVFASLAIFHIDTIAVDYFMGSESAGYYRFISLVPTVLLFVPSTYLGSDFKFLVGISQKSNEIKKYYKNYLLIFIPIALIIALLLPFVIKYLFLFSFDVSIFEYFWASIWFSLAILFTFLVRTPLGNFFNAMGKAGINVKISILVLVINFVCNWLFIPLYGLSGAAFASFLSFACGSLASLFTFYKVLQSNVRGAYEAKQ
- a CDS encoding acyltransferase — protein: MVAFMRKVFRRLFPRPAPLYKIGNVKFHNTLVDTLTPNLVEIGDNFVSAPGSIILSHDASTYFHSGKYRVGKTTIGDNVFLGANATVMPGVTIGDNVIVGAGSVVTKDVAANAVVCGNPARFMCTVAEYIDKCEEKGVLVPAPKGFSGIFSNKQITEQDRQELQFIAEEHYKNGR
- a CDS encoding sugar phosphate nucleotidyltransferase: MLENKITRFSIQNDKSLLDALKKMDASNCKLLIVVDSDGKYVNLISIGDIQRGILNGVSLSEAINNVEISDKVVSKEGDSQDIIKQTMFKFRLEFMPVISELNSITNILEWKELFESNVTYKNKINLPVVIMAGGKGTRLKPISNVFPKPLTPIGEKTIIEEIAERFIAQGCTKFYITVNYKKELIEYFLSKSKTFENVSVTFISEPKPLGTGGALAFLQSHIKETFIVTNCDILIDQDFSEVYDYHKNNNNNVTIVSSIKSHKISYGTLTTGVGGVLQSMNEKPELNFQINTGVYVLEPSFIDSIEVNKFTHITDVINDVNNMGAKVGVFPISESSWKDIGEWPEYIKTVKSLSGDYNFQGLNL
- a CDS encoding formyltransferase family protein, producing MTKKLKLMLLCGDGGGDAIAIIKAINANVLKNCEITCLLAESENKLLSYFKASNAPKSIKTYKSGSKASALDALQKQIDVDKPDYVFLAGFKFILPESFLTQSVRFINTHHSLLPAFKGLFNKEFLVSQDISLLGHTIHYVSKEVDEGKQIAQFAFPNFGMENFEKILKTYRLGLMC
- a CDS encoding LegC family aminotransferase, with the protein product MNAQLLVEFVRDQYKTQDFIPLHAPTFAGNEKPYVIETIESTFVSSVGKFVNEFELKMEAFTGTPKAVATVNGTAALHTALYMAGVERGDLVITQALTFVATCNALYHMGAEPIFVDVSLKSLGLCPKALESYLDENATLTENECYHKHTGQRIKAVIPMHTFGHPVELDELVSICSKWNLALIEDAAESLGSFYKGRHTGTLGDYGAVSFNGNKIITTGGGGMVLCGSEESGNHTKHVTTTAKVPHKYEFFHDEPGFNYRMPNINAALGCAQMEVLEQYLKSKRALAEQYASFFDNSEVKFVLEPDYARSNYWLNSIICVDEQQRNEFLETTNSLGVMTRPVWQLMDRLPMFEKALKGSLSNSEFISSRLINLPSSYIAD